The following are encoded in a window of Bacteroidota bacterium genomic DNA:
- a CDS encoding IS1595 family transposase, which produces QGLHHSIGKDYLQNYLDEFCYKYNRRYFGDKLFDRLLIACIEFE; this is translated from the coding sequence TCAAGGACTTCATCATAGCATAGGTAAAGATTATCTTCAAAATTATTTAGACGAATTCTGTTATAAGTATAATCGACGCTACTTTGGAGACAAACTATTTGACAGGTTGTTGATAGCGTGTATTGAATTTGAATAG